In Elaeis guineensis isolate ETL-2024a chromosome 1, EG11, whole genome shotgun sequence, a genomic segment contains:
- the LOC109506098 gene encoding small ubiquitin-related modifier 1-like isoform X2, whose translation MGLLITEETSGYLEHPQESKEKDGYDSVTVRVKRSIKMKDLMKAYNDRRSVGDNTFEFLLDGHRIQGEQTPDELEMKDGDEIDAMVHGHGGSAIW comes from the exons ATGGGTTTGTTAATCACGGAGGAAACCAGTGGTTACCTGGAACAtccacaagagagtaaagaaaag GATGGTTATGATTCAGTAACTGTGAGGGTGAAGAGAAGCATCAAAATGAAGGACCTAATGAAGGCTTACAATGACCGTAGATCTGTTGGCGACAACACATTCGAGTTTCTCCTAGATGGTCATCGAATCCAAGGTGAACAGACTCCTGATGAA CTGGAGATGAAAGATGGGGATGAGATTGATGCCATGGTGCATGGCCATGGTGGCTCAGCAATCTGGTAG
- the LOC109506098 gene encoding small ubiquitin-related modifier 1-like isoform X1: MSVVTAKEDRRCSDRSSRINIKIVSNDGYDSVTVRVKRSIKMKDLMKAYNDRRSVGDNTFEFLLDGHRIQGEQTPDELEMKDGDEIDAMVHGHGGSAIW, encoded by the exons atgtctgtGGTGACCGCTAAAGAGGATAGGAGGTGTTCGGATAGATCTTCTCGTATTAACATCAAGATTGTTAGCAAT GATGGTTATGATTCAGTAACTGTGAGGGTGAAGAGAAGCATCAAAATGAAGGACCTAATGAAGGCTTACAATGACCGTAGATCTGTTGGCGACAACACATTCGAGTTTCTCCTAGATGGTCATCGAATCCAAGGTGAACAGACTCCTGATGAA CTGGAGATGAAAGATGGGGATGAGATTGATGCCATGGTGCATGGCCATGGTGGCTCAGCAATCTGGTAG